One Vibrio tapetis subsp. tapetis DNA segment encodes these proteins:
- a CDS encoding TonB-dependent receptor, with the protein MNNLTVVGTAIAALLGTLPVVANDNVDETMIVQAARVGKDIKDIPQSMDSLTSEDMETQRYRTVSDAIKSIPNMSLSDIAGDYNYVQVRGLPRNLEQANVPIYVDGVPQTSLYGLNLSLVDVESIEFLRGPQGNIYGSNARDGIIVITTKKPANEPTARVKLGAANYNEKSAQVLASSPLIEDELSAKIAVNHLQRDGFVYNTHLDKPVDDKKQNNIAISLYWTPNEDWSATLYMDYGETKGGAYPYVPETSKPSRGDDLKTAFDVEGLFDQTSKGAAISLDWNISRQWTLSSVSGYRNISSFGRFDADLAVTPDATSTLIDTWIREKDYFQELRLVSTPSELPIDWIFGAAYYKVTEDNNQQFAMKVSNTALTKTRGNFSRDSYTAYVDANWRFAPTWSLNLGGRYTKENYDIDSSFSKPSVTQGNYNTDYSKFMPKAALSKDFGRDHTVYTSYGEGLLSGGGSWMYEETTSSGERLGYGKTYAPETSKVFEVGYKSYWLDRSVMTNINLFDARVENFQYAYPDAGGNTRIASIQEVRSRGIEGAVSALLTDAWQAALRFGFNDAKITKVDGYTGASMAEGNRVPYAPDHNVHVETTYFADINDDWSFTPTMSMGYFGKVAQDGRGEKFQEPYFVVNANLDFSYRDNYSVRLWGANLTDERYQTFSFGSYSTYGEPLRFGLDLEAKF; encoded by the coding sequence ATGAATAATTTAACAGTGGTAGGAACCGCGATTGCTGCGCTTCTGGGAACTTTACCTGTGGTTGCAAATGATAACGTCGATGAGACGATGATCGTGCAAGCAGCCCGAGTAGGGAAAGATATTAAAGACATTCCACAGAGTATGGATTCTCTAACGTCAGAAGATATGGAGACACAACGATATCGGACCGTTTCCGATGCAATAAAGTCGATCCCAAACATGTCATTATCTGATATTGCAGGGGACTACAATTATGTTCAAGTTCGAGGCCTACCAAGAAATTTAGAGCAAGCTAACGTGCCTATTTATGTCGATGGCGTGCCGCAAACTAGCTTGTATGGATTGAATTTATCATTGGTAGATGTTGAATCTATCGAATTCCTAAGGGGACCTCAGGGCAATATATATGGTAGCAATGCCCGAGATGGCATTATTGTCATTACGACGAAAAAGCCTGCTAATGAACCAACGGCCAGAGTGAAGCTTGGTGCCGCTAACTACAATGAAAAGAGTGCTCAGGTCTTAGCGTCAAGTCCACTAATTGAAGATGAGTTGAGTGCAAAAATCGCCGTCAATCACTTACAACGTGATGGTTTTGTTTATAACACACATTTAGACAAGCCTGTTGATGATAAAAAACAAAACAATATAGCGATAAGTTTATATTGGACCCCGAATGAGGATTGGTCGGCAACGTTGTATATGGATTATGGTGAAACTAAAGGAGGTGCGTACCCATATGTGCCTGAGACATCAAAACCAAGCCGTGGTGACGATCTTAAGACTGCATTTGATGTAGAAGGCCTCTTTGACCAAACGTCAAAGGGCGCCGCGATAAGCTTAGATTGGAATATTTCCCGTCAATGGACATTAAGCTCTGTTTCTGGATATCGAAACATCAGTTCTTTCGGTAGGTTTGATGCTGATCTAGCCGTTACACCGGATGCCACATCAACGTTGATCGATACATGGATAAGGGAAAAAGATTATTTTCAAGAGCTTAGGCTCGTATCAACACCTAGCGAGCTACCTATCGATTGGATTTTCGGCGCAGCATATTACAAAGTAACGGAAGATAATAATCAACAATTTGCAATGAAAGTGTCTAATACGGCGTTGACGAAAACGAGAGGTAATTTTAGCCGAGATAGTTATACCGCTTACGTTGATGCAAATTGGCGCTTTGCACCCACATGGTCACTTAATCTAGGTGGACGCTATACAAAAGAGAATTATGATATAGATTCTTCTTTTTCAAAGCCATCGGTGACTCAGGGTAACTATAACACGGACTATTCGAAGTTCATGCCAAAAGCCGCTTTATCAAAAGATTTCGGGCGAGATCACACGGTCTATACAAGTTATGGGGAAGGGCTTTTGAGTGGTGGTGGCAGTTGGATGTATGAGGAAACTACCTCTTCTGGAGAACGATTGGGTTACGGGAAAACTTATGCTCCGGAAACAAGTAAAGTCTTTGAAGTTGGTTATAAAAGTTATTGGCTTGATCGTTCGGTAATGACCAATATCAATCTATTTGATGCTCGAGTAGAAAATTTTCAATACGCTTACCCAGATGCCGGTGGTAATACTCGTATTGCAAGTATACAAGAAGTTCGTTCTCGGGGAATTGAAGGGGCTGTCTCTGCATTATTGACCGACGCTTGGCAAGCTGCCCTAAGGTTTGGTTTTAATGATGCAAAGATCACTAAAGTGGACGGTTATACCGGGGCAAGTATGGCCGAAGGCAATCGAGTGCCGTATGCGCCAGATCACAATGTTCACGTTGAAACGACATACTTCGCTGATATCAACGATGATTGGAGCTTTACGCCTACGATGAGCATGGGGTATTTCGGAAAAGTGGCTCAAGATGGGCGAGGCGAAAAATTCCAAGAACCGTACTTTGTTGTCAACGCCAATCTTGATTTTTCATATCGTGACAATTACTCGGTCCGTTTATGGGGGGCTAATTTAACCGATGAACGTTATCAAACTTTCTCTTTTGGCTCGTACAGTACTTACGGAGAACCATTAAGGTTTGGGTTGGATTTAGAGGCAAAATTCTAA
- a CDS encoding diacylglycerol kinase yields the protein MKPGATGLTRIFHATRYSIQGLEAAWKNEAAIRQEIALLVIFVPVTFFLPVTKLEQIALIVSLLLILLVELLNSAIEAVVDRIGPEHHELSGRAKDIGSAAVMIALFIAAIIWGGIVLL from the coding sequence ATGAAACCCGGAGCTACAGGCTTAACTCGAATATTTCACGCTACACGTTACTCAATCCAAGGGCTAGAAGCTGCGTGGAAAAACGAAGCCGCTATCAGACAAGAAATCGCGTTGCTCGTCATTTTTGTACCGGTTACCTTTTTCTTACCCGTGACCAAGCTGGAACAAATAGCGCTGATTGTTTCCCTGCTTCTCATTTTACTTGTTGAATTACTTAACTCTGCAATTGAAGCGGTCGTAGATAGGATTGGGCCGGAGCATCACGAGCTCAGTGGCCGCGCAAAAGACATAGGCTCTGCGGCCGTAATGATTGCTCTGTTCATCGCGGCAATTATTTGGGGTGGGATTGTGTTGCTTTAG
- a CDS encoding ATP-binding protein, producing the protein MSILAYSNSQYIEKTQVKLSQIGIELIIQRDNILHRNASSDVRAFELTKHLVETENQAQKLVKETQDFGRFSLLDSSSAVHNTAQEFALELREQTQKIDMLVGLQVAKKYTLFRLHSFLEGKLASYKKESWLEWQLFNFMDQVIGDSIQDSQIRLFSTQLSEIEQRIQGVTQDIVEQHGFVFIGTAEQKLYDLKQMETLLAGSTLLLSFFLIALLVVHNILYQLKKLRILNQRLAFQSKQAQKAAKAKANFLATMSHELRTPMNGVLGLSEIVLSETKEDSTKENIKLILESGQHLVTLLNDILDYSKVEENKLSFEKVLFDITDVIKPVISAVSPLANEKKLELLIENKVDAEVQFEGDIARIRQIVFNLVGNAVKFTQQGYVRVRAEQRDDPERSLQLTVTDTGDGIAQDKQSVVFESFEQADSSTTRKFGGTGLGLAIVKRLTQLMGGRIELRSTVGLGSSFSVILPIRSVVRSTSTEATANISVDPKPDSKSLQILLAEDNRVNAIVAKSFCLKLGHSVDIAVNGLIATQMVQEKSYDLILMDNHMPEMNGVEATRYIRQELNCETVIFAYTADVFREAHDNLIASGADHVLTKPLQRSSFSDALSQFSNRLTLDEHLGENKKQRRHETEHDGQLLQRETLERLTLTEEELTHSKALQLLEQDEEAYLALIDECAEKFDDGIEALIVGYMQTDLDSLNQSLGQLSEFASRLGLTNMVGLQNRIKADLARGQLPEIDRLQELVNLMAVNVHHAQRMRETKNQQLDRQ; encoded by the coding sequence TTGTCGATACTGGCTTATAGCAATAGTCAGTATATCGAGAAGACTCAGGTAAAGCTTTCTCAGATTGGCATTGAGTTGATTATTCAAAGAGACAATATCCTTCATCGAAATGCATCCAGTGATGTAAGGGCGTTCGAACTAACCAAGCATTTGGTCGAGACAGAAAACCAAGCACAAAAGTTGGTTAAAGAGACCCAAGATTTTGGCCGTTTTTCATTACTCGACTCTTCATCAGCGGTGCACAATACTGCACAAGAATTTGCTTTAGAACTCAGAGAACAAACTCAGAAAATAGACATGCTGGTTGGGTTACAGGTGGCAAAAAAATACACCCTATTTCGATTACACTCATTTTTGGAAGGAAAACTGGCATCGTATAAAAAAGAGAGTTGGTTGGAATGGCAACTTTTTAACTTCATGGATCAAGTGATCGGAGACTCGATTCAAGACAGCCAAATTCGATTGTTTTCCACTCAACTGAGTGAAATAGAGCAGCGTATTCAGGGTGTGACGCAAGACATCGTTGAACAGCATGGGTTTGTGTTTATTGGCACGGCAGAGCAAAAGCTGTATGACCTTAAGCAGATGGAAACCTTATTGGCAGGGAGTACGCTCTTGTTGAGCTTTTTCTTGATTGCGTTATTGGTCGTCCACAATATCCTGTACCAATTGAAGAAGCTTCGGATTTTAAACCAACGGCTTGCCTTTCAATCAAAACAAGCGCAAAAAGCGGCGAAAGCTAAGGCAAACTTTTTGGCAACGATGAGTCATGAATTAAGGACGCCAATGAACGGCGTGTTGGGGCTTTCTGAAATTGTGTTGAGTGAAACCAAAGAGGATTCAACGAAGGAAAACATAAAGTTGATACTCGAATCCGGCCAGCATTTGGTGACACTATTAAATGATATTCTTGATTACTCGAAGGTAGAAGAGAATAAACTGAGCTTTGAGAAAGTCCTATTCGATATTACTGATGTTATTAAGCCGGTAATCAGCGCGGTGTCTCCGCTAGCGAATGAAAAGAAACTGGAACTGCTGATTGAAAATAAAGTGGACGCTGAGGTGCAATTTGAAGGGGATATCGCACGCATTAGGCAGATTGTCTTCAACCTTGTCGGCAATGCCGTTAAGTTTACCCAACAAGGTTATGTCCGAGTTCGTGCCGAGCAGCGGGATGACCCCGAGCGTTCGCTACAACTGACAGTAACCGATACCGGTGATGGGATTGCGCAAGATAAGCAAAGCGTGGTGTTTGAGTCATTTGAGCAGGCTGACTCTTCGACCACACGCAAATTTGGCGGAACAGGACTAGGGCTTGCCATTGTTAAGCGCTTAACACAACTGATGGGAGGACGAATTGAACTGAGAAGCACCGTTGGTTTAGGCAGTTCGTTCTCAGTCATACTACCCATTCGGTCCGTCGTTAGATCGACCTCAACCGAAGCAACGGCGAATATTTCCGTTGACCCTAAGCCCGACTCTAAATCATTGCAAATATTGTTGGCTGAGGACAACCGAGTAAATGCCATCGTCGCAAAATCTTTCTGTCTCAAGCTGGGTCATTCGGTTGATATTGCAGTGAACGGCTTAATTGCGACACAGATGGTGCAAGAGAAATCATATGATTTGATTTTGATGGATAATCACATGCCTGAAATGAATGGGGTTGAAGCGACTCGTTATATTCGACAAGAATTAAACTGCGAGACGGTGATCTTTGCGTATACTGCGGATGTATTTAGAGAAGCACACGACAACCTGATTGCCTCTGGTGCTGATCATGTCTTAACCAAACCGTTGCAGCGTTCCAGCTTTAGCGATGCCTTAAGTCAATTCTCCAATCGGTTGACGTTAGATGAGCATTTAGGCGAAAACAAGAAACAACGCAGGCATGAAACTGAGCACGATGGTCAGCTCTTACAGCGTGAAACGCTTGAGCGGCTAACGCTAACGGAAGAAGAGTTAACACACAGTAAAGCGCTTCAATTGCTAGAACAAGATGAAGAGGCCTACCTCGCGTTAATTGATGAGTGTGCAGAGAAGTTTGACGATGGTATTGAGGCTCTGATTGTTGGTTATATGCAAACTGACTTAGACAGCCTTAACCAGAGCCTTGGCCAGTTGAGTGAGTTCGCGAGTAGGCTCGGACTGACAAATATGGTGGGTTTGCAAAACAGAATTAAAGCCGATCTAGCAAGGGGGCAATTGCCCGAAATAGATCGACTTCAAGAATTAGTCAATCTTATGGCTGTGAACGTACATCACGCGCAGCGTATGAGAGAAACTAAAAATCAGCAGCTGGATCGGCAATGA
- a CDS encoding cytochrome-c peroxidase codes for MVFSRGFSYNCSLFIAAFLLPTCWLPTSANDVSLWVQPIETDSPVNTNMARLGWTVFNDPKLSSNHLISCASCHDLSSNGAEASSVSTGVGGQGPRNSITVFNASLNYRFFWDGRANSLSEQIDGPIHNPLEMASSWPYIVEYMESSTQYQRLFEQLDLEINEEHIKQGLIAFMEALVTPNAPFDRYLNGNLFAIDDAAKRGWNLFQTVGCIQCHQGPNIGGSMIQKFGYFVPQPGALDTGKHLVTNNSLDKFYFRVASLRNVAITPPYFHDGRTQRLQEAIDIMAKGQLGVSLPPDSVKDIEAFLKSLTAPRPYILEVFESE; via the coding sequence ATGGTCTTTTCTCGTGGGTTTTCTTATAATTGTTCGCTATTCATCGCTGCATTTTTGCTTCCTACTTGTTGGTTACCCACCTCTGCTAATGATGTCTCTTTGTGGGTTCAACCCATTGAAACTGATAGCCCGGTAAATACCAATATGGCACGGCTGGGGTGGACCGTTTTTAACGATCCTAAACTTTCTAGCAACCATCTTATTAGCTGTGCATCTTGTCATGATCTTAGTTCAAATGGTGCGGAAGCTTCCTCTGTTTCTACGGGGGTAGGAGGTCAGGGACCAAGGAACTCAATTACGGTTTTTAATGCGTCGTTAAATTATCGTTTTTTTTGGGATGGCAGAGCGAACTCACTTTCGGAACAAATAGATGGCCCAATACATAACCCTCTAGAAATGGCCTCTAGCTGGCCGTATATCGTTGAGTACATGGAAAGCTCTACCCAATATCAACGGTTATTTGAACAACTCGACTTGGAGATTAACGAGGAGCATATAAAACAAGGCTTGATCGCCTTTATGGAAGCCTTAGTGACACCCAATGCCCCATTTGATCGATACTTGAACGGTAATTTATTCGCCATTGATGACGCCGCAAAAAGAGGGTGGAACTTGTTTCAAACTGTTGGCTGTATTCAGTGCCATCAAGGCCCTAATATTGGTGGCAGTATGATCCAGAAGTTTGGCTACTTTGTTCCGCAACCCGGTGCTCTTGATACAGGCAAGCATTTAGTGACGAATAACAGCCTAGACAAGTTCTATTTTCGGGTTGCCAGCTTGAGAAATGTCGCCATTACCCCACCATATTTCCATGATGGCAGAACACAACGTTTACAAGAAGCCATAGACATCATGGCAAAAGGACAGCTAGGCGTGTCTCTCCCTCCTGATTCTGTTAAAGACATTGAAGCGTTTTTAAAATCCCTAACGGCACCGCGTCCATACATACTAGAGGTGTTTGAAAGTGAATAG
- a CDS encoding alternative ribosome-rescue factor A, which yields MKAKRSISQPNNIESHDGDTEFGRGTIKDNALKAVVTSKLFTTRVEKAKKGKGSFKRKGKHRGEEPYSKVA from the coding sequence ATGAAGGCGAAGCGTTCAATATCTCAACCGAATAACATCGAAAGCCACGATGGCGATACCGAATTCGGTCGAGGGACAATTAAAGACAACGCATTGAAAGCGGTTGTGACGAGTAAGCTATTTACAACAAGAGTAGAGAAAGCCAAAAAAGGGAAGGGGAGTTTCAAGAGAAAAGGAAAACATAGAGGCGAAGAGCCCTATTCAAAAGTCGCTTAA
- a CDS encoding DUF4344 domain-containing metallopeptidase, with product MKKLAKALLAITTISSFSTLANNITVSYLKPTNSDDKASLIQLQESQINELVVELGKTHFPFDNPLTIEYGSDDGPLFNPETNTIQMPYHFMAEANHYFSKNKYDEKFNKSAQDGAIDTVLHTLFHEIAHAYIADKNIPILGKEEDAADNLAAVMMIEYVDNGADSAISAADMFAFESEDMPQDIQAAEYIDEHSFNLQRYFQTLCLVYGSDPEQYSTLLDEIGEDGLEDRQAFCEMNYQDIYNNWHVYLGKAP from the coding sequence ATGAAAAAGCTAGCAAAAGCTTTACTGGCCATCACCACAATCAGTTCATTCTCTACTTTGGCTAACAACATTACTGTCAGTTATCTAAAGCCAACAAATAGTGATGATAAAGCAAGTCTTATCCAGCTCCAAGAAAGCCAAATTAACGAGTTAGTTGTCGAGCTAGGGAAAACGCATTTTCCATTTGATAACCCATTAACCATTGAATACGGCTCTGACGATGGTCCATTGTTTAACCCGGAAACAAATACAATTCAAATGCCATATCACTTTATGGCCGAAGCGAATCATTACTTTTCCAAAAACAAATACGATGAAAAATTCAATAAATCAGCTCAAGATGGGGCTATCGATACCGTTCTTCACACTCTATTCCATGAAATAGCGCACGCGTATATTGCAGACAAGAATATCCCTATATTAGGCAAAGAAGAAGATGCTGCGGATAACCTGGCAGCGGTGATGATGATCGAATACGTTGATAATGGAGCCGACAGCGCCATCAGTGCCGCAGACATGTTTGCATTTGAAAGTGAGGACATGCCCCAAGATATTCAAGCAGCAGAATACATTGATGAACACAGCTTTAACTTACAACGTTACTTCCAAACACTATGCTTGGTCTATGGCAGTGATCCCGAGCAATACTCAACGTTACTCGATGAGATTGGGGAAGACGGCCTTGAAGACAGACAAGCATTCTGTGAGATGAACTACCAAGACATTTATAATAATTGGCATGTTTATTTAGGCAAAGCGCCTTAG
- a CDS encoding methyl-accepting chemotaxis protein produces MNLTIRNLSIAPLIIISLSLMLLTYYETNKLTDNQMALARDNMMEMKRDELKAFLEIAKTALKPITDTNGTLEEASVVLKSIKFSGSGYIFGYDSKGIRVIQGQSDTGVGNSYWDLQDSNGTYLIRELLKNAKTGDFTTYFFPKPGETTPLPKLSYSVFFPQWDLMIGTGFYTDDVDKTINEMAAASHEQLNRAIMNIIIIGLVVVGCVSLLAMLVNRSILRPLAMFDESIKSFAGGDADLTARMPAFKVPEFAELSRNFNHFVESLQLIITNVTSVSEQVVSETNDMSERASKVDTIADGQRSETEQVATAMTEMTTTANDISNNANQAASSAKDADDHTKHANRIVEAAAESVIELANEISNANEVISRLEGDVKNISSLLEVIQDIAEQTNLLALNAAIEAARAGEQGRGFAVVADEVRKLASRTQDSTGEIHKMIEQLKSASDAAVSVMNSSQQRSQGTVEEAKAASIALEQVQEFIHNIMDMNALIATATEEQSIVGQEISERIVVISDQSASSAELANENRSGSTALKGKANELAHLVDRFTV; encoded by the coding sequence ATGAACCTAACAATCCGAAACCTCTCTATAGCGCCTCTCATTATCATCTCCTTGAGCCTGATGTTGTTAACGTATTATGAAACCAATAAGTTAACAGATAATCAAATGGCCTTAGCTCGTGACAACATGATGGAAATGAAGCGTGATGAGCTAAAAGCCTTCTTAGAAATTGCCAAAACAGCCCTAAAGCCAATTACCGATACGAATGGAACCTTAGAAGAAGCATCGGTGGTGCTTAAAAGTATTAAGTTCAGTGGTAGCGGCTACATTTTTGGCTATGACTCCAAAGGGATACGGGTGATCCAAGGTCAGAGTGACACAGGCGTTGGCAATAGCTATTGGGATCTACAAGACAGTAATGGAACTTATCTAATACGAGAGCTACTGAAAAACGCCAAAACTGGTGATTTCACCACCTATTTCTTTCCAAAACCCGGTGAAACAACGCCACTACCCAAGTTAAGCTATTCTGTTTTCTTCCCACAATGGGATTTAATGATTGGTACGGGCTTTTATACTGATGATGTGGATAAAACGATTAACGAAATGGCGGCAGCCAGTCATGAGCAGTTAAATCGAGCCATTATGAATATCATTATTATTGGTTTGGTGGTCGTCGGGTGTGTTTCATTGTTAGCAATGCTGGTAAATAGAAGTATTTTGAGACCACTGGCGATGTTTGATGAGTCAATTAAGAGCTTTGCTGGTGGCGATGCCGACTTAACCGCGAGAATGCCAGCGTTCAAAGTGCCTGAATTTGCGGAGCTTAGCCGTAACTTTAATCATTTTGTAGAAAGTTTGCAGCTTATCATTACTAACGTCACGTCTGTGAGTGAACAAGTGGTGTCAGAAACCAACGACATGTCTGAACGCGCCTCTAAAGTCGATACCATTGCTGACGGGCAGCGAAGTGAAACAGAACAAGTCGCAACGGCGATGACCGAAATGACAACGACGGCTAACGACATTTCCAACAACGCGAATCAGGCTGCAAGCTCGGCGAAAGATGCCGACGACCACACCAAACATGCCAATCGTATTGTTGAAGCTGCGGCAGAGTCTGTCATTGAACTAGCGAACGAAATTTCCAATGCAAACGAAGTGATTTCTAGGCTTGAAGGGGATGTGAAAAATATTTCTAGCCTACTAGAGGTGATTCAAGATATTGCCGAACAGACTAATCTCTTAGCGCTTAACGCTGCCATTGAAGCTGCAAGGGCAGGGGAGCAAGGTCGAGGGTTTGCGGTCGTGGCGGATGAAGTCCGAAAACTAGCAAGTAGAACCCAAGATAGTACCGGCGAAATTCACAAAATGATCGAACAACTTAAGTCTGCCTCTGATGCTGCGGTCAGTGTGATGAATTCCAGTCAACAAAGGAGCCAAGGTACCGTTGAGGAAGCAAAAGCGGCCAGCATCGCACTAGAGCAAGTGCAAGAATTCATTCACAACATTATGGATATGAACGCGTTAATTGCGACAGCGACCGAGGAGCAAAGTATCGTTGGGCAAGAAATATCTGAACGTATCGTGGTAATTTCGGATCAAAGTGCAAGTTCAGCAGAACTGGCAAACGAGAACCGTTCGGGAAGCACCGCTCTAAAAGGCAAAGCCAACGAACTCGCCCACTTAGTCGATAGATTTACGGTATAG
- a CDS encoding methyl-accepting chemotaxis protein has product MNLTIRSRLYVLSIAPLLIIALSLMYITYVEVLDLSHEQTQEARTTMMDMKKTELRSYIDIAETALIPLTKRQASLEEALEVLRGIKFGKSGYFFGYNSKGDRVLLGSQNKGIGENFWTSKDTAGNSFIQDIINNAKTKEFSTYYFPKPGQSESLPKLALSVYFPQWDLAIGTGFYTDDIDAVVATMDARADKKVNDAIIKIAIIGLVIAGFVLVVAVMVNRSIMRPLEVFEQSIKSFANGDADLTARMEKFSVPEFGSLSGNFNLFVKSLQNIIKNVSDVSIQVVGETNDMSRRASQVDKLASGQREETEQVATAMTEMTTTAHDISANANQAAQSAKDADDNAINANSIVVSAARSVEALAEEISQANSVISDLEGDVKNISSSLEVIQDIAEQTNLLALNAAIEAARAGEQGRGFAVVADEVRKLASRTQESTGEIHKMIEQLKAASDAAVSAMNSSQDRSQSTVEEANAASKALDQVQQSIHVIMDMNALIATATEEQSIVGQEISERIVVISDQSASSASLANENRSGSKILNGKANELSELVGRFTV; this is encoded by the coding sequence ATGAATCTAACAATTCGCAGCCGCCTTTATGTGCTCTCAATAGCACCATTACTGATTATCGCCCTGAGCTTAATGTACATTACTTATGTCGAGGTATTGGACTTAAGTCATGAGCAGACTCAGGAAGCTCGTACAACCATGATGGACATGAAGAAAACCGAACTTCGTTCTTACATCGACATAGCAGAAACCGCCTTGATCCCGTTAACAAAAAGACAAGCTTCATTAGAAGAGGCTCTAGAGGTGCTACGGGGCATTAAGTTTGGTAAAAGTGGTTACTTCTTCGGATATAACAGTAAAGGCGACCGTGTTTTACTCGGTTCTCAAAACAAAGGAATTGGTGAAAACTTTTGGACTTCAAAAGACACCGCTGGCAATTCTTTTATCCAAGACATCATTAATAATGCTAAAACTAAAGAATTCAGTACCTATTACTTTCCAAAACCAGGCCAAAGCGAGTCTCTTCCTAAATTAGCGCTCTCTGTTTATTTTCCTCAGTGGGATCTCGCAATTGGTACCGGTTTTTATACCGATGATATCGATGCCGTCGTCGCGACCATGGATGCAAGAGCAGACAAAAAGGTGAATGACGCGATTATAAAGATAGCGATCATTGGCCTTGTTATAGCGGGTTTTGTTCTTGTGGTTGCGGTTATGGTAAACAGAAGCATAATGAGACCGCTAGAAGTGTTCGAACAGTCCATTAAGTCATTTGCCAACGGTGATGCCGACTTAACTGCGCGAATGGAGAAATTCAGCGTGCCAGAATTCGGGTCGTTAAGCGGTAACTTCAACCTATTTGTTAAAAGCTTACAAAATATCATTAAGAACGTATCCGATGTGAGTATTCAGGTAGTCGGCGAAACGAACGATATGTCGCGCAGAGCGTCTCAAGTTGACAAGCTCGCATCGGGTCAACGTGAAGAAACAGAGCAAGTGGCTACTGCGATGACCGAAATGACCACCACTGCACATGATATTTCAGCCAACGCCAATCAGGCCGCCCAGTCTGCAAAAGACGCAGATGATAATGCGATTAATGCCAATAGCATCGTTGTATCGGCAGCGAGATCCGTAGAAGCGTTAGCGGAAGAAATCTCTCAAGCGAACAGTGTGATTTCAGATCTCGAAGGAGACGTTAAGAATATATCTTCGTCACTTGAGGTGATCCAAGACATCGCAGAACAAACCAACCTTCTGGCATTGAACGCAGCGATTGAAGCCGCTCGAGCTGGGGAGCAAGGCCGAGGTTTTGCCGTGGTTGCAGATGAAGTTCGTAAGCTGGCTAGCCGAACTCAAGAGAGTACCGGTGAGATCCATAAAATGATCGAGCAGCTTAAAGCCGCATCAGATGCAGCAGTAAGTGCAATGAACTCAAGCCAAGATAGAAGCCAAAGCACGGTTGAAGAAGCGAACGCGGCAAGTAAAGCGCTTGATCAAGTGCAACAGTCAATTCACGTAATCATGGATATGAATGCGCTTATCGCTACCGCAACAGAAGAACAAAGCATCGTAGGGCAAGAGATCTCGGAGCGAATCGTAGTGATTTCAGATCAAAGTGCAAGTTCAGCCTCATTAGCTAATGAAAATCGTTCGGGTAGTAAAATACTCAATGGTAAAGCAAACGAACTATCAGAGCTGGTAGGCCGATTTACAGTGTAA